The DNA region TGGTTGTATGGCAACACTTTGGAACAAGAGAACCTGATGGCTTGAGGAATCTTTAATTAAGGAGCGATTGATTCAGGTTAAATGGCCGGTTAAGCTGACTTTTGAAGGGTATCTTAGCGATGATGCCGGTATAGATAATCGTTATGAACTTGTGGATGGGGAATTAGTAATGGTTCTCCTGCCAACGCCTGATCAATCTGATGTTATAGATTTGTTAACTGATGTTTTTAGGACAGAAATTGGCAGGGAAGGATATCCTTGAATAGTTAGGAGTGTATACACGCACAGATCTGAATACGGGAAAAGATCGCTCTCGCACACCCGATGTCTGCGTGATGAATTCCGCACAATGGGCTGAATTGAAAGCGGAAAAAACAAAATCGGCTGTTTTAAAGACGCCGCCTTTACTGGTTTTTGAAAGTGTGAGTCCAGGTTCAAAGAAAACCGATTACACGGCTAAAGAGTTTGAATATGCCAGAGTCAAAATTCCTAAGTATTGGATTGTAGATTTGCGTCAATCTAAGATTTCAGTTTTTCTGTTAGTGGGGGACAGCTATCAGGCAATGGAATACAAAGGAAGTCAGGCTATTATTTCTCAAGTTTTTCCAGAGTTGATGCTGCCGGTTGATCGGGTTTTGAACGCTTAGAAAATCCCTATTTCAGAAGTGCTATTTTATAGGGCTGTTTATAACCAAGAAATGCCCGCACTATCCAGAGAGGTTACCCTTCACTTCATGCCAATTATCTTTCACGCACTCTTGCCGATAGAGATATTTCCTCACCAATACTTGAAACAGTAGCGCCGGCAAATAGTAAAGCTTTCACCAGAAGATCGAGCGATACAGAGGGATCACCGGCTTCCATTTTTGCTACTCTCGATTGACTCGATCCAATTTGTTTAGCAAGAACAGTCTGAGAAAGTTGCTGGCTCAATCTTTGCTGCTTTAGCCGTTTACTCAACGCGAGTTTTAATTCTACCAAAGCTGTCTCTTCTTTTGAAAGTCCAAGAAAATCTGAGGCATCACCAACACTCCAGCCTGCTGCTTCTAAACGCTTACGCTTCTGTGCATCCATAATATTCCTCTTAATTTATCTAAATTGTGCATCCATAATATTCCTCTTAATTTATAGCGTTTCCGGCTCCCGTGAGGTACAATATAGAGGCTCAAAGCCTTGCCCTGTATTGCCCCAACTGTACCTCATCCGGTAGAGAACCGCTATATCTAAATTTCGTCGTAAAGTTTTAGGCGTTTTTTACATCGCTCGATCACTTGACTGGGAGTTTGTTTAGTAGTTTTGTTAAATACTTCTAAGATGACAATTGCATCATTGTCAATTAGGTAAATGATTCGCCATTCTTTCTCGGCATCTTTAATCCGCAACTCATGACACTGAGCAGCAATACTAGACATGGGGCGAGAGAATGGCATGGACAAGTTTTCTCCATCCTGTAATTTTCTCAACAAAAAGCCGGCTTCTAAGCGGGCTTCCTGTGAAAAAGGCGGGGTTTTCACTTCGCCAAAAAGCCAGACAAGGGGTTTGCTTTGCGAATCTGTCATTTTGTTCTTATGTCAGTTTTAGCATATTAAATATAAATATGTAAGGGGTTTGCTTTGCGAATCTATCATTTTCTTCTTATGTCAGTTTTAGCATATTAGATACAAATATGTCAAGTTTGACATAAAAGCGAGATAGGTTTTAAAGCAGAAGTTCTAAAACTAAAGCAAAAACCCCCACCGGCGTGGGGGCAATAAGCTAATTCGCTTTGAAATTGTGCCTTTGTCAAAAGGGGGAATGGAAAGAAGGATAAAGAACTTGAGGTTATTGATTCGTTGAAGCAAAAGCATCGACTGTATAGCCGGGAATTCGCTCAGAATAATCGGTTTTTGTTGCGGTAATAGACTCAGCTAGCTGCTCAAAAGAGTCAGAATTCCAGTTACGCTCGTGGATCGGCTTCGATTGTTCACCTCTGAAATAAGCTTGAGTTCCCAAAACTGCTGCAGCAACCCAACCCACGATCAATAGCGCAATTAGTAGCGTCATTTCCCTTTCTCCTAAAGATTTATTAAATTATGTAAATAAATGTAACGAATATGTTTGCAAGGTGCAAGGCCGTGCATGGGCGGTTAACCCGGCACGGAAGTAGGGTATTCCAGACTTGACAACTAACTAGGCTGCCGGCAAAACCCTATTTTTACGGCTTCTCGGTGGGTAAATTGGCAGATTTTGCTTGTGCTACGAGTTCCTTATCTTGCATTTCTAGCAGTTCAGGCAATGTTACAAACTTATATCCCCGCTTCTTTAACTCAGCAATGATTTGAGGTAAAGCTTTTAGGGTGTTTGAGTGATCGCCTCCGCCATCGTGCATCAAAACAACAGCGCCTGACTGCGCGTTACTGAGTACAGTGTTAATGATTTCCTGTGGACTGGGAGAATAGGACTCAAAAGTATCCGTAGACCACATGGCAACGACCATCTTTTGGGCTTGGGCGTAGGCAGCTAACCCATTGTTTAAAATGCCTCCCGGTGGCCGAAACATTGCGGTTTTAACACCCGTGATTTTGTAGATGAGTGACGCGGTGTCTTCTATTTCCCTTGCCGCAGTGGGGCGATCCACTTCGTGATAATGGTGGTTCCAAGTGTGGTTGCCAATGGCATGACCTTCAGCAACAACTTTTTTGCCAATTTCTGGATGAATTTGCAGATGCCGACCTATCCAAAAGAACGTTGCTTTAATTTTGTTTTGCTTGAGAATATTTAAAATTTGCAATGTATCTGGCCAAGGCCCATCATCAAAGGTAAGAGCAACAACTTTTTCCTTCCCACTGAGTTTTATTTCATAAGTGATAGTCCCCTGAAACCGAGCCGGCACTGAAAAATTGAAGCGTTTTTCGTATTGTTTTTGTATTTGTGCAGCCTTAGTATTAAAGCCCTTAATGCGATGCTCAATTGCCGGCTTTACATTCAGTAGATTCTGCTTTTCTTTCTTCTCAACCCTAGTTAATTGAGGAGCCGGCAGCTTAAGTTCTTCATTAGCGGGTGGGGATGCCGGCATAATTACCCCCAGCATAAAACTGCCAAAAGCTGCCCCTATCATTAAAAATATTTTTTGCTGACCAACTAAGGAAGCCAGGTTTGCCATGTAATTTCTCCCGCAATTATTTTGGCGATAAGCCGGTTAAAATTAATGCCTTTAGTGAATGTTGTTTTTGAAGCAGGGAGAGCGGAAAGACTATAGGTCAGACATCCATATTGTTTATGACCAATAGTTTCCGCTCATTTTTCACTGACATTCAATCCAACTTAAAAAGTCGTTGCTTAGGCAGATGCTTGGACTTGATTGTAATAGCAGCGAACAATGCGCTCAACGACTTCAGTAATGCTTAAACCATCGGTTTGAATTTCAATGGCATCGGCTGCTTTGCGAAGGGGTGAAACCGCACGGTTGGTGTCTTTTCGATCTCGTTCAGAGATGTCGTGTTCCAACTGTTGCAAACTAATGATATTCTCGCCCTGCTGTTCAATATCTTGGTGCCGGCGTCGCGCCCGTTCTTGGACGGAAGCCGTTAAAAAAATCTTGAGTTCAGCATCCGGGAAAACTTGAGTGCCAATGTCGCGCCCTTCTGCGACTAAGCCACCCTTCTTGCCAAAATTCTGCTGTTGTTTGACGAGTAACTGACGCACTGCCGGCTGTGCAGAAATGGCTGAAACGTTCGCGGTTACTTCCAAACTCCGAATAGCTTGAGTCACATCTTGACCATTAATCAAAATTTGGGCTTTGGGCATTGGAGATTGGGAAGCGTCTGTTCCGCTTGCCAAACCGGCAAAACTAATTTCACTGTTGGCAACTAACTCAGCCACAGCGGGTTCATCGTTAAGGGGGACACCGGCTTGCAAAACCAACCAAGTGACAGCACGATACATCGCGCCGGTATCGAGATACAGCAGCCCTAAAGCTTGGGCGACAAGGCTTGCGACAGTGGATTTGCCGGCACCGGCAGGCCCATCAATGGCTACAATTGGCTGCCGGTCGCGCAGCAAAATGTTATCAATTAGGCGGGTAGAACCGAGACGGGCGGCAACTGCTAACAGCCCGACCTCTTCAACTTTCTCTAAAGGCATCAAAGTAGTGGGATCAACAAGTTCAATATATTCCAGCTGGACGCTTGGCACGTTTGCCAGCTCCGCTTTAACAGATGCCATCATAACAGTGCCGGTGCGTTCCCCTGCAATGAAAGCTTTTTCGGCTTTTTGTAAACTGCGATACAACACCGTTGCTTGTTCTTTTTCCGCTGTTGTCAGGTACTTATTTCGAGAACTCATCGCCAGTCCGGATGTCTCCCGCACAATGAGACAGGGCACAATCTCCACGGGCAAGTTTAAATCTGCCACCAGCCGTTTAATAATAGCGACCTGCTGAGCGTCTTTCTGACCAAAATAAGCGCGATTCGGCTGTACCAAGTTCAACAGCTTGGTGACGATTGTTGTAACTCCCTGAAAATGGCCAATTCGAGAGCGACCGCACATGACCGAGGTCATGGATGCTGGGGGAATAACCTGAGTAAGGGAGTGAGACGGTGAATTTTGAGCGAAATCCCCCGATATCCCGATCTCTCGCTCTTGCACTCCGATTTCCTCAACAGTGGGAGCAAAAAGCACATCAACACCGGCTGCTTCGCATAACTGCCGGTCTTGTTCTAGAGTGCGAGGATACTGTTGGAAATCTTCCGTTGGGCCAAATTGCAGCGGATTGACAAAAATACTGACGATAACGATTTCATTTTCTCGTCTGGCCCGCTGGATCAAACTTAAATGGCCTTGATGCAGCGCCCCCATCGTTGGGACAAAACCTACTTCCTGGCCAAGATGTTGTTCAGGCCGGTGTAGACCTAAGTAGCAGCGCAATGCAGCGACCGTAGTAAACAGGCGCACCAAATCCCCCAAGTATTTGCTTAACTCTCTTCACCGTCAGTATATTCTCAGAGAGCGGGGACTCATGAGACTTCTTGCAAAAGTCTTTTTTTAACCACAGATGAAAGTGCAGCCTGCCGCGCCGGCATACACAGATAATTTAACCGCTGTTGTTCGATACAGATTGGCAGTTCGAGACTTTTGCTAGAGGTTGATTAAATAATCTCGATTGATTGGCTAGCGGGAGAGTGCTGAGATTGGGAGAGCATCAAGAATTAAGAAAATTTTCAACTTTTCCTTCTCAATTCCCTAGCCCGTACCTTGAGGCTGGCGCAGCCTTATCCAATCTCACCTCACTCTTTTCCCTGTTTTCTGGTTCCTATTGGGCTGCGGCGGTGTTTTGAGATCCCAGCACCTCTAAACTGACTGGGGCGACTCCTGAGTGTGTTATTCCCAGGACTTCAGCTGCACCGGCAGACAAGTCGATAATCCGGTCTTCGATGAATGGCCCGCGATCATTAATCCGGACAACCACAGATACGCCGTTATCGAGATTGGTCACTTTCACGCGGGTGCCAAAGGGTAAATCGCGATGGGCGGCGGTTAAATCGTTTTGGTCGAATATTTCACCACTGGCGCTCGTGTTGCCATCAAAACCAGGGCCGTACCAAGATGCCCAACCAGTCAGCCGGTATAAAATTGGCGCAGTAGAAATTTCTGGAGATTTGGGCTTAACAATGGCAACGCGGCGGGGCATTCCGGGAATCTCCGCCAGTGGCGTGGCGTTGCCTATTTGTCGCCGCAGGCGGTTTGTGGCTTGCAATGCGTCTTCTGCCCGGTTGCCGGTGGTGTTGGCGAGCATAGTAACTGCGTCGATAGCAACTAAATCTTTGCCGTTGGCTTTGATGAGGTAATTATCGCCTTCATCCGGGGCGACGGTGATGGTGCCGGCATCTACACTCTCTCGACTCAGCTGGTTGAGCTGGGCTGCTACGGCATTTGCCCGGAAAATTGGATCGTTTTGCTGACTCTGACCGGCTGCTGTTGTTAGGTTGCGGTTATTTTCTTGTTGCTTGCCGGTTGCAACAATCGCAGATCCAGGCTGAGTGCTATTTTCAGCGGAATTGGCTGGTAGCACTGCTGTGGTTTTGCTTCCACTCTTGCCGGCTGGGGAGGCGGCGCTATTTGAGCCGGCACTCGGAGTGAGGAATGTCAAAATCGGAATGTTGCGGACATAAAGGGTTGCGGCTTGTC from Microcoleus sp. FACHB-68 includes:
- a CDS encoding Uma2 family endonuclease, which translates into the protein MYTRTDLNTGKDRSRTPDVCVMNSAQWAELKAEKTKSAVLKTPPLLVFESVSPGSKKTDYTAKEFEYARVKIPKYWIVDLRQSKISVFLLVGDSYQAMEYKGSQAIISQVFPELMLPVDRVLNA
- a CDS encoding helix-turn-helix domain-containing protein, whose amino-acid sequence is MDAQKRKRLEAAGWSVGDASDFLGLSKEETALVELKLALSKRLKQQRLSQQLSQTVLAKQIGSSQSRVAKMEAGDPSVSLDLLVKALLFAGATVSSIGEEISLSARVRER
- a CDS encoding type II toxin-antitoxin system RelE/ParE family toxin; translation: MTDSQSKPLVWLFGEVKTPPFSQEARLEAGFLLRKLQDGENLSMPFSRPMSSIAAQCHELRIKDAEKEWRIIYLIDNDAIVILEVFNKTTKQTPSQVIERCKKRLKLYDEI
- a CDS encoding polysaccharide deacetylase family protein — translated: MANLASLVGQQKIFLMIGAAFGSFMLGVIMPASPPANEELKLPAPQLTRVEKKEKQNLLNVKPAIEHRIKGFNTKAAQIQKQYEKRFNFSVPARFQGTITYEIKLSGKEKVVALTFDDGPWPDTLQILNILKQNKIKATFFWIGRHLQIHPEIGKKVVAEGHAIGNHTWNHHYHEVDRPTAAREIEDTASLIYKITGVKTAMFRPPGGILNNGLAAYAQAQKMVVAMWSTDTFESYSPSPQEIINTVLSNAQSGAVVLMHDGGGDHSNTLKALPQIIAELKKRGYKFVTLPELLEMQDKELVAQAKSANLPTEKP
- a CDS encoding bifunctional pantoate--beta-alanine ligase/(d)CMP kinase gives rise to the protein MRLFTTVAALRCYLGLHRPEQHLGQEVGFVPTMGALHQGHLSLIQRARRENEIVIVSIFVNPLQFGPTEDFQQYPRTLEQDRQLCEAAGVDVLFAPTVEEIGVQEREIGISGDFAQNSPSHSLTQVIPPASMTSVMCGRSRIGHFQGVTTIVTKLLNLVQPNRAYFGQKDAQQVAIIKRLVADLNLPVEIVPCLIVRETSGLAMSSRNKYLTTAEKEQATVLYRSLQKAEKAFIAGERTGTVMMASVKAELANVPSVQLEYIELVDPTTLMPLEKVEEVGLLAVAARLGSTRLIDNILLRDRQPIVAIDGPAGAGKSTVASLVAQALGLLYLDTGAMYRAVTWLVLQAGVPLNDEPAVAELVANSEISFAGLASGTDASQSPMPKAQILINGQDVTQAIRSLEVTANVSAISAQPAVRQLLVKQQQNFGKKGGLVAEGRDIGTQVFPDAELKIFLTASVQERARRRHQDIEQQGENIISLQQLEHDISERDRKDTNRAVSPLRKAADAIEIQTDGLSITEVVERIVRCYYNQVQASA
- a CDS encoding septal ring lytic transglycosylase RlpA family protein, which encodes MNQRLWTSLTTALLMTAIWPMAYTRAAQTQTANKGTQANYSPAQKRNQQNTGTPLQVIQVAQHQSQANTKAGTAAIAKIYPHEVAGRQAATLYVRNIPILTFLTPSAGSNSAASPAGKSGSKTTAVLPANSAENSTQPGSAIVATGKQQENNRNLTTAAGQSQQNDPIFRANAVAAQLNQLSRESVDAGTITVAPDEGDNYLIKANGKDLVAIDAVTMLANTTGNRAEDALQATNRLRRQIGNATPLAEIPGMPRRVAIVKPKSPEISTAPILYRLTGWASWYGPGFDGNTSASGEIFDQNDLTAAHRDLPFGTRVKVTNLDNGVSVVVRINDRGPFIEDRIIDLSAGAAEVLGITHSGVAPVSLEVLGSQNTAAAQ